One Candidatus Binatia bacterium genomic window carries:
- the truB gene encoding tRNA pseudouridine(55) synthase TruB translates to MHGVLVIDKPAGPTSADVVRVVKRRYGLRTGHLGTLDPFATGVLPVCIGEATKIAQLIAGADKEYVGIVQLGRKTDTGDLTGKTIEELTVPKNVMQSLPRVPERLGGRRLQIPPMFSAIKRGGVPLYKLARQGIVVEREAREIEVEFIKLEALSNDKIWFRIRCSKGTYLRVLAEEIAEVLDTIGHLIELRRVRFGPFDLTSAVSLDQVESGAELPQVLSTREVLRHLRAFPLPAALYQRVRHGAMDVLAGLPKGEVGENAVLVGQDNEVVAVLTYGARGWEYVRVLRETVAAPERG, encoded by the coding sequence ATGCACGGGGTTTTGGTAATTGATAAGCCAGCAGGGCCGACCTCTGCGGACGTTGTTCGGGTGGTCAAGCGCCGATACGGTCTTCGGACTGGCCACTTAGGGACCCTGGATCCGTTTGCCACCGGGGTGTTGCCCGTCTGCATCGGGGAGGCAACGAAGATTGCCCAGTTGATCGCGGGTGCCGACAAGGAGTATGTCGGGATCGTTCAACTCGGAAGGAAAACCGACACGGGAGATCTCACTGGCAAAACGATTGAGGAGCTAACGGTTCCTAAGAACGTGATGCAGTCGCTTCCTCGCGTTCCCGAACGACTCGGAGGAAGGCGGCTGCAAATCCCCCCGATGTTTTCGGCCATCAAACGCGGCGGGGTCCCGCTGTACAAGCTCGCCCGGCAGGGAATTGTCGTTGAACGGGAAGCCCGAGAGATCGAAGTCGAATTCATCAAACTTGAAGCGCTCTCGAACGACAAAATCTGGTTTCGCATACGCTGCTCGAAAGGGACGTACTTACGAGTGTTGGCGGAGGAAATTGCGGAGGTCCTCGATACCATCGGCCATCTGATTGAGCTCCGGAGAGTGCGCTTCGGACCTTTTGACTTGACCTCTGCAGTCAGCCTGGACCAAGTCGAGAGCGGTGCAGAACTTCCTCAGGTTTTGTCCACGCGAGAGGTCCTGCGACACCTCCGCGCCTTCCCCCTCCCAGCAGCGCTTTACCAACGGGTCCGACACGGAGCAATGGACGTGCTCGCTGGCTTGCCGAAGGGCGAGGTGGGAGAAAACGCCGTTCTCGTAGGTCAGGATAATGAGGTTGTTGCCGTGCTGACCTATGGTGCGCGAGGGTGGGAATACGTGCGTGTTCTCCGTGAAACGGTTGCCGCTCCCGAACGTGGTTAA
- the groES gene encoding co-chaperone GroES, whose amino-acid sequence MKIRPLQDRVLVERIEEEEKTKGGIIIPDTAREKPQQGKVIAVGPGRLDEKGNRMPLGVKAGDRVLFGKYAGSEVEIDDKQYLIMREDDILGIIEG is encoded by the coding sequence ATGAAGATCCGTCCCCTACAGGACAGGGTATTGGTTGAGAGGATTGAGGAGGAAGAAAAAACGAAAGGGGGAATCATTATCCCGGACACTGCGCGCGAAAAGCCGCAACAAGGCAAGGTGATTGCCGTGGGTCCGGGTCGGCTGGATGAAAAAGGGAACCGAATGCCCCTGGGCGTGAAAGCCGGGGATCGGGTTTTGTTCGGGAAGTACGCAGGGAGCGAGGTAGAAATCGACGATAAACAGTACCTCATCATGCGAGAGGATGACATCCTAGGCATCATCGAGGGATAA
- the groL gene encoding chaperonin GroEL (60 kDa chaperone family; promotes refolding of misfolded polypeptides especially under stressful conditions; forms two stacked rings of heptamers to form a barrel-shaped 14mer; ends can be capped by GroES; misfolded proteins enter the barrel where they are refolded when GroES binds) gives MAAKLIKFSEEARAKILAGVKILADAVTVTLGPKGRNVVIEKAFGAPTVTKDGVTVAKEIQLEDKFENMGAQMVKEVASKTSDVAGDGTTTATVLARAIFAEGVKMVAAGHDPMSLKRGIDKAVAAVVEELKRMAKATRDRREIAQVGTISANNDPTIGEIIADAMEKVGKEGVITVEEAKGLETTLEVVEGMQFDRGYLSPYFVTDPEKMECQLEDAFVLIHEKKISSMKDLLPILEQIARTGRPFIIIAEDVEGEALATLVINRIRGTLQCVAVKAPGFGDRRKAMLEDIAILTGGRLIAEELGIKLENVTLNDLGRAKRIVVDKDTTTIVGGAGKKADIEARIKQLRAQIEETTSDYDREKLQERLAKLVGGVAVIRVGAATEVEMKEKKARVEDALHATRAAVEEGIVPGGGVALVRAAAVLDKVEAPEEEMVGVNIVKRATEDPLRWIATNAGWEGSIVLDRVKSNKGSFGFNALTEEFEDLMKSGIVDPTKVVRTALQNAASVAGLLLTTEAMVAEKPEEKKPAGSPPGGMGDMM, from the coding sequence ATGGCAGCAAAACTCATCAAGTTCAGCGAGGAAGCCAGGGCTAAAATCCTAGCCGGCGTAAAAATTTTGGCTGATGCGGTCACGGTGACCCTTGGTCCGAAGGGCCGAAACGTTGTCATTGAGAAGGCCTTTGGTGCTCCGACGGTTACGAAAGACGGCGTTACCGTGGCCAAAGAGATCCAACTTGAAGACAAGTTCGAAAATATGGGGGCGCAGATGGTTAAGGAGGTGGCCAGCAAGACCTCGGATGTGGCTGGAGATGGCACCACCACGGCAACCGTTTTGGCCCGCGCAATTTTTGCTGAGGGGGTGAAGATGGTGGCCGCCGGTCACGACCCGATGAGCCTCAAGCGGGGGATCGACAAGGCGGTTGCCGCCGTGGTTGAGGAACTCAAGCGTATGGCGAAGGCCACCCGAGACCGGCGCGAAATTGCACAAGTCGGAACCATTTCCGCCAACAACGACCCGACGATTGGTGAAATCATCGCCGACGCGATGGAAAAGGTAGGGAAGGAAGGGGTCATTACGGTAGAGGAGGCGAAGGGCCTTGAAACGACCCTGGAAGTTGTGGAGGGCATGCAGTTCGATCGCGGTTATTTGTCACCGTATTTCGTGACGGACCCCGAGAAGATGGAATGTCAACTGGAAGACGCCTTTGTGCTGATTCACGAGAAAAAGATCAGCTCGATGAAGGACCTTCTGCCGATCCTCGAGCAGATCGCCCGCACGGGTCGGCCGTTCATCATTATCGCGGAGGATGTGGAAGGGGAGGCTCTGGCCACCCTTGTGATCAACCGCATCCGTGGCACGCTGCAATGTGTGGCCGTGAAGGCGCCAGGGTTTGGTGATCGGCGGAAGGCGATGCTGGAGGACATCGCGATCTTAACCGGGGGCCGTTTGATTGCAGAAGAGCTGGGCATCAAGCTTGAGAATGTTACGCTCAACGACCTGGGGCGGGCAAAACGGATTGTAGTGGACAAGGATACAACCACTATCGTTGGTGGCGCTGGGAAAAAGGCCGATATAGAGGCGAGAATCAAACAGTTGCGGGCCCAAATCGAGGAGACCACCTCGGACTACGATCGCGAGAAACTTCAGGAACGGTTGGCGAAACTGGTGGGTGGAGTCGCGGTGATCCGCGTGGGTGCCGCAACCGAAGTAGAAATGAAGGAGAAAAAGGCCCGCGTGGAGGACGCGTTACACGCTACCCGGGCGGCTGTGGAAGAAGGGATTGTTCCAGGAGGCGGCGTTGCTTTGGTCCGGGCAGCCGCTGTCCTCGATAAGGTGGAAGCACCCGAAGAGGAAATGGTTGGGGTCAATATTGTGAAACGTGCGACTGAGGATCCACTCCGGTGGATTGCCACTAACGCCGGTTGGGAAGGCTCCATTGTGTTGGACCGCGTAAAGAGCAACAAGGGTTCGTTTGGTTTCAACGCTCTGACCGAAGAGTTCGAAGACCTGATGAAGTCCGGCATCGTCGATCCCACAAAGGTGGTGCGCACGGCACTTCAGAACGCCGCTTCGGTCGCTGGTCTGCTGCTGACCACCGAAGCCATGGTGGCTGAGAAACCGGAAGAAAAGAAACCTGCCGGTTCGCCTCCGGGTGGTATGGGAGACATGATGTAG
- the dnaA gene encoding chromosomal replication initiator protein DnaA, which yields MDAELMIALSHLRRAVGERNFTMWIEPISWSRKGDVIVLEMPSRFHREWVTRHLLRTIEDALKQALGDERKPQVVIGVRCEGEVVAHDEPSRSKPRTQLRMRAAAPLPRVGRLIDGYDFDSFVVGPTNELAAKAARAVAQEPGRRFNPLFVWGGVGLGKTHLVNAIGHESLRASKNKRVACLSAELFTNMMIQALRTDRMAQFRERFRELDVLILDDVQFLAGKERTQEEFFHTFEWLIGAQKQVVLTCDQHPSAVARLESRLRSRFESGLITDVQAPTEEMRLEILRRKLERRGHELPEIVLQAIVSRCGPSVRELEGGLNRVTAYMEMMQQPASVDLVERLLGPVRIEPVRRQISVASIRDAVAEHFGLTASELVGHGREKRVSQARQIAMYLCKSLGRVSLSRIASEFGGRDHTSVLYAIRAAERRCQQDPEWATMVAALERSLLPGQSEQRAMQRS from the coding sequence ATGGATGCGGAGTTGATGATCGCGTTGTCGCACCTACGCCGTGCCGTAGGGGAGCGCAACTTCACAATGTGGATCGAGCCGATTTCCTGGTCTCGAAAAGGAGACGTCATTGTCCTCGAGATGCCGAGCCGATTCCACCGCGAATGGGTGACCCGCCACCTTTTACGAACGATCGAAGATGCGTTGAAGCAGGCTCTCGGGGATGAGCGAAAACCGCAAGTCGTTATAGGCGTGCGGTGCGAAGGCGAGGTTGTTGCGCACGACGAACCGTCGCGTAGCAAGCCTCGTACGCAGTTACGAATGCGCGCAGCGGCACCGCTTCCAAGGGTCGGCCGCTTGATCGATGGCTACGACTTCGACTCCTTTGTTGTCGGGCCAACAAACGAACTTGCTGCCAAGGCAGCACGCGCAGTCGCCCAGGAACCCGGACGTAGGTTCAACCCGCTATTTGTCTGGGGAGGTGTTGGGCTCGGGAAGACGCATTTGGTGAACGCCATAGGGCATGAGAGTCTGCGGGCGAGCAAGAACAAACGGGTCGCCTGTCTCTCAGCGGAACTTTTCACAAACATGATGATCCAAGCGCTCCGCACGGACAGAATGGCTCAGTTCCGAGAGCGGTTCCGTGAGCTCGACGTGTTGATTTTGGACGATGTGCAGTTCCTCGCCGGGAAGGAGAGGACGCAGGAAGAATTTTTCCACACCTTCGAATGGCTGATCGGGGCCCAAAAACAAGTGGTGCTGACCTGCGATCAACATCCGAGTGCGGTAGCGCGCCTTGAGTCCCGGTTACGCAGCCGATTCGAGAGCGGCCTCATCACTGATGTGCAGGCGCCCACGGAGGAGATGCGGTTGGAAATCTTGCGGCGAAAGCTGGAGCGGCGGGGGCATGAACTCCCCGAAATTGTGCTTCAAGCGATTGTCTCCCGTTGCGGTCCGAGTGTCCGCGAGCTCGAGGGCGGGCTCAATCGGGTGACGGCCTACATGGAGATGATGCAACAACCTGCAAGCGTGGATCTAGTGGAACGGCTGCTCGGCCCTGTCCGGATCGAACCCGTCAGGCGGCAAATCAGTGTTGCCTCGATTCGAGACGCAGTCGCGGAACACTTTGGCCTCACAGCCAGCGAACTTGTGGGTCATGGTCGAGAGAAAAGAGTCTCGCAAGCACGGCAGATTGCCATGTATTTGTGCAAATCGCTGGGTCGAGTGTCCTTGTCGCGCATCGCGAGCGAATTCGGGGGCCGGGACCATACGAGCGTACTCTACGCCATCCGTGCCGCGGAGCGCCGCTGCCAGCAGGACCCCGAGTGGGCGACAATGGTCGCCGCGTTGGAGAGAAGCCTTCTGCCAGGACAAAGCGAGCAAAGAGCAATGCAGCGGTCTTGA
- a CDS encoding thioredoxin domain-containing protein — MELNPQRKKALLVLAVGLVGTWIAYQAEVVHRQLKTDAGFTSFCNVNQVVNCDVVLSSRWSELGGFSVSLLATVFYVSVSVLALAAFMNQVASVRRRIAGALVVLAVAGLGFSVYMAVVSFGVLRAVCVLCTGLYLVGLANFVAAWRLHRSLLVASRVEQALALRRDLWLYVGAVVAALTLIGSAVWDAWRYTRQPDSVDELVRTDPRFVEWFQRLARVEVPVDTRNSRGPANAAVTIVEFSDFECVHCAALHKALQETWLRSPTMVRVVFRHFPLDSACNPLVGSRFHPVACDAAVAAECAGEQGKFWQYHDRLFDHQRQLDGELLDALARQLGLDMPSFRRCMQDPNIRRRVQDDIAVGMKLGVNSTPTMFLNGRMVKGALDAATLQRALVLARDSGS; from the coding sequence ATGGAGCTGAATCCTCAAAGGAAGAAGGCGTTATTGGTTCTGGCCGTTGGCCTGGTCGGGACCTGGATCGCATACCAGGCGGAAGTCGTCCATCGCCAACTCAAGACCGACGCCGGCTTCACCAGCTTTTGCAACGTGAACCAGGTGGTGAACTGCGACGTAGTTTTGAGCAGTCGCTGGTCAGAACTCGGTGGTTTCTCCGTTTCGTTGCTGGCAACTGTGTTTTATGTCAGCGTCAGCGTGTTGGCGCTAGCAGCGTTTATGAACCAGGTGGCTAGCGTGCGGCGGCGGATCGCTGGCGCTCTGGTCGTACTCGCAGTGGCTGGGCTGGGTTTTTCCGTCTACATGGCCGTAGTCTCCTTCGGTGTTCTTCGCGCCGTGTGTGTGTTGTGCACCGGGTTGTACTTGGTGGGCCTTGCGAACTTCGTCGCTGCATGGCGCCTCCACCGCTCGCTGCTGGTCGCATCGAGGGTAGAACAAGCGTTAGCACTCCGACGCGACCTGTGGCTGTATGTCGGGGCAGTGGTGGCAGCGCTTACCTTGATTGGAAGCGCTGTTTGGGATGCTTGGCGCTATACGCGACAACCAGATTCTGTGGACGAGCTTGTGCGCACGGATCCGCGATTCGTTGAATGGTTTCAACGCTTGGCAAGAGTGGAAGTTCCGGTTGACACACGAAACTCTCGAGGACCGGCGAATGCCGCAGTGACGATCGTCGAGTTTTCCGATTTCGAATGCGTGCACTGCGCCGCTCTTCACAAGGCATTGCAGGAAACGTGGCTGCGATCGCCGACAATGGTGCGAGTCGTCTTCCGCCATTTCCCGCTGGATTCTGCCTGTAACCCGTTGGTGGGATCTCGCTTTCATCCCGTAGCGTGCGATGCCGCGGTGGCCGCTGAGTGCGCCGGTGAGCAGGGGAAGTTCTGGCAGTACCATGACCGACTGTTTGACCATCAGCGGCAACTGGATGGTGAACTGCTAGATGCCCTGGCTCGACAGTTGGGGCTCGATATGCCTAGCTTTCGGCGGTGCATGCAAGACCCGAACATTCGACGCCGGGTCCAAGACGATATCGCTGTAGGCATGAAATTAGGCGTGAACTCTACGCCAACGATGTTTTTGAACGGGCGGATGGTCAAGGGGGCGCTCGACGCAGCGACGTTACAACGTGCGTTAGTGCTAGCTCGGGACTCGGGCTCGTGA